In a genomic window of Dyadobacter fermentans DSM 18053:
- a CDS encoding FecR family protein, which translates to MNNKEWQSLLLKYREGKCTKEEMLKIHLWYENLNADGLAVLSEQEKREMEGRMLGILAAETSADTQAEPVVVRTLWRRAAVYLSAAAAVLIVVSFWVFFGNRQPAQGVAQEKMFVQAPNSSLITEENKTNVPKRLILSDRSTVILEPGASIVFPATFSADKRTVQLSGNAFFEITRNPDQPFLVYSGKIITRVLGTSFRIKTNGKDKALEVEVVTGKVSVFENREAFSESEPAENEDNGVVLTPNQRVTYFPESRHLMTGLVPEPVKATQPTQEARMVFNDEKLEKIVKTLQDTYGIEIVFANDRLAHCTFTGDLTDMQLYDKLALVCKSNGADYEVKGTRILINGRGCD; encoded by the coding sequence ATGAACAACAAGGAATGGCAGTCCCTGCTGCTGAAATACCGCGAGGGGAAATGCACGAAGGAGGAAATGCTGAAAATCCATTTGTGGTATGAAAACCTCAACGCAGACGGGCTGGCGGTGCTGAGCGAGCAGGAAAAGCGGGAGATGGAGGGCAGAATGCTGGGCATACTCGCAGCGGAAACTTCGGCGGACACGCAGGCTGAACCGGTGGTCGTACGCACGCTGTGGCGGCGCGCGGCGGTGTACCTGTCGGCAGCGGCTGCGGTGCTGATCGTGGTGAGCTTCTGGGTATTTTTCGGCAACCGGCAACCGGCTCAGGGTGTGGCGCAGGAAAAAATGTTTGTGCAGGCTCCGAACAGCAGCCTGATCACCGAGGAAAACAAGACGAATGTGCCCAAACGACTGATCCTGAGCGACCGGAGCACGGTCATCCTCGAACCGGGCGCGAGCATTGTTTTCCCGGCGACGTTTTCTGCCGACAAACGAACCGTGCAGCTTTCAGGTAATGCATTCTTTGAAATAACCCGCAATCCCGACCAGCCTTTCCTCGTGTACAGCGGCAAAATCATCACCCGCGTGCTCGGCACGAGTTTCCGGATCAAAACCAATGGGAAGGATAAGGCCTTGGAAGTGGAAGTGGTAACAGGGAAAGTTTCCGTGTTTGAAAACCGAGAAGCATTTAGTGAGAGCGAACCGGCTGAAAATGAGGATAATGGTGTGGTGCTGACGCCCAACCAGCGGGTGACCTATTTCCCCGAAAGCCGGCATTTGATGACCGGACTGGTGCCGGAGCCGGTGAAGGCCACGCAGCCCACGCAAGAGGCCCGGATGGTTTTCAACGACGAAAAACTGGAAAAAATCGTGAAGACATTGCAGGACACTTACGGCATCGAGATCGTGTTTGCCAACGATCGCCTCGCGCATTGCACCTTCACAGGCGACCTTACCGATATGCAGCTCTACGATAAACTGGCCCTCGTTTGTAAATCCAACGGCGCCGATTACGAAGTGAAAGGTACGCGCATCCTGATTAACGGTCGCGGATGCGATTGA
- a CDS encoding RNA polymerase sigma factor: protein MVDNDKAGHLLLALQNGDAEAFTAIYKSYWYDMFLIAYRKLRNKEAAEEIVQDIFLRLWRERDSLRIENLNYYLFAAVRYEVIDFIRTKGRAFEHLDHQGAFESIQDLNTENQLALDDLLRVIDECLHILPEKTREIFRLHKLEYWPISRIATRFGLSEKAVEYHLTKSIRVVRTHLKEVMILLLSAATLF, encoded by the coding sequence ATGGTGGATAACGACAAAGCCGGCCACCTGCTTCTCGCATTGCAAAATGGGGACGCGGAAGCATTTACGGCGATCTACAAATCTTACTGGTACGACATGTTCCTGATTGCCTACCGTAAGCTTCGCAACAAGGAAGCGGCCGAGGAGATCGTTCAGGACATTTTTCTGCGGCTCTGGCGCGAGCGCGACTCGCTGCGCATTGAAAACCTCAATTACTATCTTTTTGCAGCCGTGCGCTACGAGGTGATCGACTTCATCCGCACGAAAGGCCGCGCATTCGAACATCTCGACCATCAGGGCGCCTTCGAAAGCATTCAGGACCTGAACACCGAAAACCAGCTTGCTCTGGACGACCTCCTGCGGGTGATCGACGAATGCCTGCATATCCTGCCGGAGAAAACACGCGAGATATTCCGCCTGCACAAGCTCGAATACTGGCCCATATCCCGCATCGCCACCCGTTTCGGCCTATCCGAAAAAGCGGTAGAATACCACCTCACCAAATCCATCCGCGTCGTCCGAACGCATCTCAAAGAAGTAATGATTCTCCTCCTATCCGCCGCCACCCTGTTCTGA
- the rnr gene encoding ribonuclease R — translation MREKKSKKKQQPEKREASAPHHIVSYIDNLKADIAAFFDLNAEHSFRPFDVHDHFGVHDKKVRLLFNEILHELEQDGRLVYNKNGTYHAAPLKTKPQGLTGRVERVNKGFAFVVIEGREDDIYVDLELLNGAWDGDIVQVQPLSKNLRSKGRGDSGRNRTEGRVTDIVERSNAEIVGIIEINPRFAVVQPDNKRLYDPIYLEPDQVGAARHGDKVIVKVTEWSTRRSQAEGEIVSVLGAAGNNDVEMHAILAEFGLPYHFPDEVEAEAQKIPNKIVKKDLAKRRDIRDVLTFTIDPVDAKDFDDALSVRYLDEDVVEVGVHIADVSHYVLPGTELEKEALRRATSVYLVDRTVPMLPEKLSNNLCSLRPNEDRLAFSAIFEITSKGKLLKEWFGRTVIHSDRRFTYEEAQAVLDSGEGDFPKELDTLNKLAKIFRKERFKKGAINFETPEVRFRLDPEGRPLGIYTKERHDSNKLIEEFMLLANKRVAEYVYSLSKGEDKNTMVYRIHEAPDPDRLQTFANFVAKLGLKLEVEEESKIAKSMNAMLAKVEGKPEQNLIESLAVRTMAKARYSTEDLGHFGLAFRRYSHFTSPIRRYPDVMAHRLLQHYLDGGANVDQETYERASKHSSERERLAAEAERASIKYKQVEYMSMMDPEKEFGGIITGVTEFGIFVEITETASEGLIRMTDLGDDYYELDKENYRVIGQHTKKIYAFGDAVKVKVKETNLARRSMDLYLAGTKPGRRSEFSRPDFGRDRDRRPRERKPKEPRGSGRVKRGAGGTGGGSSAKVKRRRRN, via the coding sequence ATGAGAGAAAAAAAGAGTAAAAAGAAACAACAACCTGAAAAAAGGGAGGCCTCGGCGCCTCATCACATTGTTTCTTACATAGATAATTTAAAGGCGGACATTGCCGCGTTCTTCGACCTGAACGCCGAGCATTCGTTCCGGCCATTCGACGTACACGATCATTTTGGAGTGCACGACAAAAAAGTGCGACTGCTCTTTAACGAAATACTGCACGAACTGGAACAGGACGGCAGGCTGGTTTACAATAAAAACGGCACCTATCACGCGGCACCGCTTAAAACAAAGCCGCAGGGCCTTACCGGACGCGTGGAGCGTGTAAATAAGGGCTTCGCATTTGTGGTGATCGAAGGCCGTGAGGATGATATTTATGTGGATCTGGAATTGCTGAACGGCGCCTGGGACGGCGATATCGTTCAGGTGCAGCCGCTGTCGAAAAATTTGCGCTCGAAAGGGCGCGGCGACTCGGGCCGGAACCGTACGGAAGGACGCGTTACCGATATTGTGGAGCGTTCGAACGCGGAAATCGTGGGGATTATTGAGATTAATCCGCGGTTTGCAGTCGTGCAGCCCGATAACAAGCGACTTTATGATCCCATATACCTTGAACCTGACCAAGTGGGCGCAGCCCGCCACGGCGACAAGGTGATCGTGAAAGTGACCGAATGGTCCACGCGCAGGAGCCAGGCCGAGGGGGAAATCGTTTCGGTGCTGGGCGCTGCGGGTAACAACGATGTCGAAATGCACGCGATCCTCGCCGAATTCGGGCTACCCTATCATTTCCCTGACGAAGTAGAGGCCGAGGCTCAGAAAATCCCGAACAAGATTGTCAAAAAGGACCTCGCCAAACGCCGCGATATCCGCGACGTGCTCACGTTCACGATCGACCCGGTGGATGCCAAGGACTTCGACGACGCATTGTCTGTCCGTTACCTGGACGAGGACGTGGTGGAAGTGGGCGTGCATATCGCCGACGTGTCGCATTATGTACTGCCGGGCACGGAGCTGGAAAAAGAGGCGCTGCGCCGCGCGACGTCGGTTTACCTCGTCGACAGGACCGTGCCGATGCTCCCTGAAAAGCTTTCGAACAACCTTTGTTCGTTACGCCCGAATGAGGACAGGCTTGCATTTTCGGCCATTTTTGAGATTACTTCAAAAGGTAAGTTGCTCAAAGAGTGGTTTGGCAGAACGGTGATCCATTCCGACCGCCGTTTCACCTACGAAGAAGCGCAAGCCGTGCTGGACTCCGGCGAGGGCGATTTTCCGAAAGAACTGGACACGCTGAACAAGCTTGCCAAAATTTTCAGAAAAGAGCGGTTCAAAAAAGGCGCGATCAACTTTGAGACGCCTGAGGTGCGTTTTCGTCTTGACCCGGAAGGCCGTCCGTTGGGTATTTACACCAAAGAGCGCCACGATTCGAACAAGCTGATCGAGGAATTTATGCTGCTCGCCAACAAACGTGTGGCGGAATATGTATACTCGCTTTCCAAAGGTGAGGACAAGAATACGATGGTTTACCGCATTCACGAAGCGCCCGACCCGGATCGTCTGCAAACTTTCGCGAATTTCGTGGCCAAACTGGGCTTGAAACTGGAAGTGGAAGAAGAAAGCAAGATTGCCAAATCCATGAATGCGATGCTCGCGAAAGTGGAAGGCAAGCCAGAGCAGAACCTCATCGAGTCCCTCGCGGTGCGCACGATGGCCAAGGCGCGGTACAGTACCGAAGATCTCGGCCATTTCGGGCTTGCATTCAGGCGGTATTCGCACTTCACGTCGCCCATCCGCCGGTACCCAGACGTGATGGCGCACAGGCTGTTGCAGCATTATCTGGATGGCGGCGCCAATGTGGACCAGGAAACTTATGAGCGGGCCTCGAAACATTCCTCGGAGCGCGAGCGCCTCGCCGCGGAAGCGGAAAGGGCGTCGATCAAATACAAGCAGGTCGAATACATGAGCATGATGGACCCCGAGAAGGAATTCGGCGGCATCATCACAGGCGTGACGGAGTTCGGGATATTCGTGGAAATCACGGAAACCGCTTCGGAAGGGCTCATCCGCATGACCGACCTCGGCGACGATTATTACGAACTCGATAAGGAAAACTATCGCGTGATCGGCCAGCACACCAAGAAAATATATGCTTTTGGTGACGCTGTGAAGGTAAAAGTGAAGGAAACCAACCTGGCCCGCCGGAGTATGGACCTGTATTTGGCCGGGACGAAACCGGGCCGCAGAAGCGAGTTTAGCCGTCCCGACTTTGGACGCGACCGCGATCGCCGCCCGCGCGAACGTAAGCCCAAGGAGCCGAGAGGTTCCGGGCGTGTGAAGCGTGGTGCTGGCGGAACTGGTGGGGGAAGTTCGGCTAAGGTGAAGCGGCGGAGAAGAAATTAA
- the lipB gene encoding lipoyl(octanoyl) transferase LipB — MNTLINKKVQFRDLGLIDYQEAWDYQEKIFAETLAIKTQNRSLDAENQQLTPNFLLFCQHPHVYTLGKSGKPDHLLLDEDDLAARQAKYYKINRGGDITYHGPGQIVGYPILDLDNFFTDIHVYMRTLEEAIILTLAEYGLQAGRIAGLTGVWLDFEEQKNPRKICALGVKASRWVTMHGFALNVNTDLSYFGNIVPCGIDDKAVTSLAAELGREVDLEEVSIKLKNHLAHLFSMELQVA, encoded by the coding sequence ATGAATACCCTGATCAATAAAAAAGTGCAGTTCCGGGATCTTGGCCTGATCGATTATCAGGAGGCATGGGATTATCAGGAGAAGATTTTCGCTGAGACACTGGCGATTAAAACGCAAAACCGGTCGCTCGATGCGGAAAACCAGCAGCTAACCCCGAATTTCCTGCTTTTCTGCCAGCACCCGCATGTGTATACGTTGGGGAAAAGCGGCAAGCCGGACCATCTGCTGCTCGACGAAGACGACCTGGCGGCCAGGCAGGCCAAATATTACAAGATCAACCGCGGCGGGGACATTACCTACCACGGACCGGGGCAGATCGTCGGATACCCGATCCTCGACCTGGACAATTTTTTCACGGACATTCACGTGTATATGCGTACGCTTGAAGAGGCGATTATCCTGACGCTGGCCGAATATGGCTTGCAAGCGGGCCGCATTGCAGGACTAACGGGCGTTTGGCTTGATTTTGAGGAACAGAAAAATCCGAGGAAAATTTGCGCGCTGGGCGTGAAGGCAAGCCGCTGGGTGACCATGCACGGTTTCGCCCTGAATGTGAATACGGATTTATCCTATTTCGGAAACATCGTCCCATGCGGGATCGACGACAAGGCGGTTACCTCGCTCGCCGCGGAATTGGGCAGGGAAGTCGATTTAGAGGAAGTTTCAATTAAATTAAAAAACCATCTGGCGCATTTGTTCAGCATGGAATTGCAAGTAGCGTAA
- a CDS encoding PVC-type heme-binding CxxCH protein — MNITSTLPLSKSVLFAGSILLVSLLRAMWQPPAPESPRQSAVSAVADDSSRLYLPDDLEATLWAEAPMFYNPTNMDIDAKGRVWITEAVNYRDFNTKPAERLSHKQKGDRVMILEDKDGDGKAESAKVYVEDSLLTAPLGIAVIGNKTIVSCAPNLLIYTDTDGDDKPDKREVFLTGFGGFDHDHSLHSLIVGPDGKYYFNTGNAGPHKVTDKGGWTLRSGSLYTGGTPYNKQNEGNQKSDDGRIWVGGLALRINPDGTGLKVLGHNFRNSYEVCLDSYGNMWQNDNDDQVITCRVSFLQENGNAGYFSSDGSRYWQADRRPGQDIFTTHWHQEDPGVMPAGDNSGAGSPTGIVFYEGDELGENYRGTLLSCEAGRNVIFAYQPQPQGAGFALNRRDLISSFPRVSERYEWYETDQDYRKWFRPSDVAVGPDGAIYIADWYDPVVGGHAMKDKKGYGRIYRITPKGKKLITPKLDFSTTAGLLDALKSPAINVRSLGFEGLKAKGEAVLPEVKQLLAAENPYHQARAIWLMAQLGEQGNAEVVKLLSSPNAMHRLTAFRALKSMNKTIAFLEQVSKDADASVRREVGIALRDLSYDQAFESISNLIKNYDGKDPWMLEAIGTAADGKEADVYTYVREALKADPIHWDSRRANLTWRLHPVIALDELKARAASPKVAEPERRKALTAIGFIKNKKAAEAMVALSKSTLPDVASQASYWINFRKSNDWAGLMNWEETTAQAITPAYQRMLNLKKTVADKTQPISQRIETARKMASDANGGNILVDMRVQGQLPDTIARSVSEIIFKNHDQNVRVVASQFFPRNGKVLKTDFISRMHADPSNGEKLFSTICAACHKHGSKGAEIGPDLTTIHKKFDKAALLDAIINPSASMVFGYESYTIVTKKGETYFGFLMSDGATVVLKDAAGQQHTIKADQIKTREKMPSSLMPEPTALGLNEQDLADLTGYLLNFK, encoded by the coding sequence ATGAACATCACCAGTACATTGCCGCTTAGCAAATCGGTTCTTTTCGCGGGAAGCATCCTGCTGGTTTCGCTTCTCAGGGCCATGTGGCAGCCCCCGGCACCCGAAAGTCCCCGGCAATCGGCGGTTTCCGCGGTAGCGGATGATTCTTCTCGGCTGTACCTGCCCGACGACCTCGAAGCTACATTATGGGCCGAGGCGCCGATGTTTTATAACCCGACCAACATGGATATCGACGCCAAAGGCAGGGTCTGGATCACTGAGGCGGTGAATTATCGCGATTTTAACACAAAGCCCGCCGAACGCCTCAGTCACAAGCAGAAAGGCGACCGGGTAATGATCCTCGAAGACAAGGATGGCGACGGCAAGGCCGAATCCGCCAAAGTGTATGTGGAAGATTCATTGCTGACGGCACCGCTCGGCATTGCGGTCATTGGCAACAAAACCATCGTTTCCTGCGCGCCTAACCTGCTCATTTATACCGATACGGATGGTGACGACAAGCCCGATAAGCGCGAGGTATTCCTGACCGGCTTCGGCGGCTTCGACCACGACCATTCCCTGCATTCATTGATCGTCGGGCCGGATGGAAAGTATTATTTCAACACCGGCAATGCCGGGCCGCACAAAGTTACCGATAAAGGCGGCTGGACACTGCGGAGCGGCAGCCTTTACACCGGCGGAACGCCCTATAACAAACAGAATGAAGGCAATCAAAAGTCGGACGACGGCCGGATCTGGGTCGGCGGCCTTGCGTTGCGTATTAATCCCGACGGAACGGGCCTGAAAGTGCTCGGGCATAATTTCCGGAACAGTTACGAAGTATGCCTCGACAGCTACGGCAATATGTGGCAGAACGATAACGACGACCAGGTGATCACATGCCGCGTCTCGTTTTTGCAGGAAAATGGCAATGCGGGCTATTTTTCCTCAGACGGTAGCCGCTACTGGCAGGCCGACCGCCGCCCGGGGCAGGACATTTTCACTACGCATTGGCATCAGGAAGACCCGGGCGTGATGCCCGCCGGGGACAACTCGGGCGCTGGCTCTCCCACCGGGATCGTGTTTTATGAAGGCGATGAATTGGGGGAAAATTACCGCGGCACATTGCTGAGCTGCGAAGCGGGGCGGAATGTGATTTTCGCTTATCAGCCCCAGCCGCAGGGCGCGGGTTTCGCGCTCAACCGCCGCGACCTCATCAGCTCTTTTCCCCGCGTCTCGGAACGCTACGAATGGTACGAAACCGACCAGGATTATCGCAAATGGTTCCGGCCGTCGGATGTGGCGGTAGGGCCGGACGGCGCCATTTACATTGCCGACTGGTACGATCCCGTGGTAGGAGGGCATGCCATGAAAGATAAGAAAGGCTACGGCCGCATTTACCGCATTACGCCCAAAGGAAAGAAACTCATCACGCCTAAGCTCGATTTTTCCACAACCGCCGGACTGTTGGATGCCTTGAAAAGCCCCGCTATCAACGTGCGATCGCTTGGTTTTGAAGGATTAAAGGCGAAGGGCGAGGCGGTTTTGCCGGAAGTGAAGCAGCTACTGGCCGCCGAAAACCCCTATCACCAGGCCCGGGCGATCTGGCTTATGGCGCAATTGGGCGAACAAGGCAATGCGGAGGTGGTGAAATTATTGTCGTCACCCAACGCAATGCACCGGCTTACGGCATTCCGTGCATTGAAATCGATGAATAAGACAATTGCATTTTTAGAGCAAGTGTCCAAAGATGCGGACGCATCCGTGCGGCGGGAGGTAGGGATCGCATTGCGGGATTTATCATACGATCAGGCATTTGAGAGTATATCAAACCTTATCAAAAATTACGACGGTAAAGATCCCTGGATGCTGGAAGCAATTGGGACGGCGGCAGACGGAAAAGAAGCGGATGTTTACACCTATGTCCGTGAAGCATTGAAAGCAGACCCAATTCACTGGGACTCGCGGCGGGCAAATCTTACCTGGCGTTTGCATCCGGTAATAGCCCTGGACGAGTTAAAAGCAAGGGCCGCCTCACCCAAAGTGGCCGAGCCGGAGCGTCGCAAAGCATTGACAGCCATTGGTTTTATCAAAAATAAGAAAGCCGCTGAGGCGATGGTCGCATTGTCGAAATCCACCTTGCCGGATGTGGCTTCGCAGGCTTCATACTGGATCAATTTCCGGAAAAGCAATGATTGGGCCGGGTTGATGAACTGGGAAGAAACGACTGCCCAGGCGATAACGCCCGCCTACCAACGCATGCTCAACCTGAAAAAGACCGTAGCCGACAAAACCCAACCCATTTCCCAGCGCATCGAAACAGCCAGGAAAATGGCCTCGGATGCGAACGGAGGCAATATACTTGTGGATATGCGCGTGCAAGGCCAGCTGCCCGACACCATAGCGAGGTCGGTGAGCGAGATTATTTTCAAAAACCACGACCAGAATGTGCGCGTGGTCGCCAGCCAGTTCTTCCCGCGAAACGGGAAGGTTTTAAAAACCGATTTTATTTCCAGAATGCACGCCGATCCCTCAAATGGCGAGAAGCTGTTTTCGACCATCTGTGCGGCTTGCCACAAGCACGGCAGCAAAGGCGCGGAAATAGGGCCGGACCTCACGACCATTCATAAAAAGTTCGACAAGGCGGCCTTGCTGGATGCCATTATCAACCCGTCGGCGAGTATGGTTTTCGGCTATGAAAGCTACACGATCGTTACCAAAAAGGGCGAAACCTACTTCGGATTTCTCATGAGCGACGGCGCGACTGTGGTGCTGAAAGACGCAGCAGGCCAGCAGCACACGATCAAGGCCGATCAAATTAAAACCCGGGAGAAAATGCCCTCTTCGCTCATGCCGGAGCCCACCGCGCTGGGCCTGAACGAGCAGGATCTGGCCGATTTGACGGGCTATCTTTTGAATTTCAAGTGA
- a CDS encoding sugar phosphate isomerase/epimerase family protein translates to MKHGLVMNRREMLKSTALLVASSMFDNEGAARYRIGACDWSLGKQLSPEAFERAKQIGLNGVQVSYNTGKDEKGLSVPETLQAIRDASARTGVKVSSLAIGELNRVPYKSKPQTEEWVWNSVDAAKALGVNVVLLAFFSEGDLRNDDAGKKAVISRLKKVAPHAEQQGITLGIESWLSGREHLDLIHAVGSKAVKVYYDFRNSTDAGHDIFKEIPMLGKDMICEIHMKENGQRLGEGPLDWVKVAAAMTDIGYDGWMQIEGATPQGADIVECYQHNRKFLEKLFPA, encoded by the coding sequence ATGAAGCACGGTTTGGTGATGAACAGGCGGGAAATGCTCAAAAGCACTGCGCTGCTGGTGGCATCGTCCATGTTCGATAACGAAGGCGCCGCCCGGTACCGGATCGGGGCGTGCGACTGGTCGCTCGGCAAGCAACTGAGCCCCGAGGCCTTTGAGCGGGCGAAACAGATCGGTCTGAACGGCGTTCAGGTGAGTTACAATACCGGGAAGGACGAAAAAGGCCTTTCGGTACCCGAAACTTTGCAGGCCATCCGCGACGCGTCGGCGCGGACGGGCGTGAAGGTGTCCAGTCTGGCGATCGGGGAGCTCAACCGCGTGCCTTATAAATCGAAGCCGCAAACGGAGGAGTGGGTCTGGAACAGTGTGGATGCGGCCAAAGCATTGGGCGTAAACGTGGTTTTGCTCGCATTCTTTTCGGAAGGTGACCTCCGGAATGACGATGCCGGTAAAAAAGCGGTGATCAGCCGGTTGAAAAAAGTAGCCCCGCATGCCGAGCAGCAGGGCATTACCTTAGGCATCGAATCTTGGCTGAGCGGACGGGAGCATTTGGACCTTATTCATGCCGTTGGCTCCAAGGCCGTGAAAGTGTATTACGATTTCAGGAATTCTACCGATGCCGGCCACGACATTTTCAAGGAAATACCGATGCTCGGCAAGGACATGATTTGTGAAATACATATGAAAGAAAATGGCCAGCGCCTGGGCGAAGGCCCCCTCGACTGGGTGAAGGTGGCAGCGGCTATGACCGATATCGGCTACGACGGCTGGATGCAGATTGAAGGCGCAACGCCGCAGGGGGCCGACATTGTGGAATGCTATCAGCACAACCGAAAATTTCTCGAAAAGCTATTTCCAGCCTAA
- a CDS encoding YraN family protein, protein MSQANDLGRWGETTAASFLAEKGFKIIARNYRNWQSEIDLIAAKDDMLIFIEVKTRTGMAFGMPEEFVNVTKARLIMRAAEQYIFDVDWENDVRFDIISILVLPDGSTDIRHIEDAFSR, encoded by the coding sequence ATGTCACAAGCAAACGACCTCGGCCGCTGGGGCGAAACTACCGCGGCATCCTTCCTTGCAGAAAAGGGCTTCAAAATCATCGCCAGAAATTACCGCAACTGGCAATCCGAGATCGATCTGATCGCGGCGAAGGATGATATGCTGATTTTTATTGAAGTGAAAACGCGTACGGGCATGGCATTCGGGATGCCGGAGGAATTTGTGAACGTCACCAAGGCCAGGCTGATCATGCGTGCCGCGGAGCAGTATATTTTCGATGTGGATTGGGAAAATGACGTTCGGTTCGACATCATTTCCATCCTTGTCCTGCCCGATGGCTCAACCGACATCCGGCACATCGAAGATGCATTCAGCCGGTAA
- a CDS encoding 3'-5' exonuclease, with amino-acid sequence MTEEFKRRSKNFLLLDIETVCSHASYDQLPERMQKLWDKKALTLRKNDDTITDSECFYDRGAIYAEFGKIICIAFGAYYWNEKDEIAFKVSSFAGNDEALLLLQFKALVEKYPAEQLILCAHNGKEFDFPFICRRMLIHRIEIPKALQISGKKPWELLHQDTMDLWKFGDYKSYTSLDLLAAVFDIPGSKNEMSGDQVTKVYYEENDLTKISRYCREDVVVLAQLYLRLHCFDQIPEPNIVRVE; translated from the coding sequence ATGACAGAAGAATTCAAACGCCGCTCCAAAAATTTCCTTTTGCTTGATATCGAGACCGTTTGCTCGCACGCGAGTTATGACCAGCTTCCCGAGCGGATGCAGAAACTCTGGGACAAAAAGGCCCTGACGCTCCGAAAAAACGACGATACCATCACCGATTCCGAATGCTTTTACGACCGCGGCGCCATTTATGCGGAGTTCGGTAAGATCATTTGCATTGCATTCGGCGCTTACTATTGGAACGAAAAAGATGAGATTGCGTTTAAGGTGAGTAGCTTCGCCGGAAACGATGAAGCGCTGTTGCTGCTGCAATTCAAGGCATTGGTTGAAAAATACCCCGCCGAACAGCTGATCCTCTGTGCCCACAATGGCAAGGAATTCGATTTTCCGTTCATCTGCCGCCGGATGCTGATCCACCGGATCGAAATCCCCAAAGCATTACAGATTTCTGGCAAGAAACCCTGGGAGCTTCTCCACCAGGATACGATGGATCTGTGGAAATTCGGAGACTACAAAAGCTACACCTCGCTCGATTTGCTGGCTGCCGTTTTTGACATTCCCGGAAGCAAAAACGAAATGAGCGGCGACCAGGTGACAAAGGTTTACTACGAGGAAAATGATCTGACCAAAATTTCCCGATATTGCAGAGAGGACGTGGTAGTGCTGGCACAATTGTATTTGCGGCTGCATTGCTTTGACCAAATACCCGAACCAAATATCGTGCGGGTGGAATAA